In the Desulfallas thermosapovorans DSM 6562 genome, ATATGCACTTCAACCACCGGTATGGCAATGGCGGCCACCGCGTCACGCAAGGCATAACTGTAGTGGGTCAAGGCACCCGGGTTCAATATTACAGCGTCGTAATCATCAACAGCGGTATGCAGGCTATCTATCAGCACCCCTTCATGATTGGACTGGATAAAATCAATGTCCACTGCCAGTTCCCGGGCCAGCTCCTCCAGGGACGCGTTTATGTCCCCCAGTGACCCGGTACCATACACACCGGGTTCCCTTTTGCCCAGCATATTCAGATTCGGGCCGTGCAGCACCAGTATTTTCACCCAAATCACCTCAAAAAAGATGGGAATATTTTAACATAAATGACCCTGGTTGCATAGTCCCGACCATATTTCACGAATCCCGTTAAACAACCCGGTTTATCTTTTCTTAAAGAGGCTGTTCCCAAAGCCCGCGCCAGATACACCTGTGAGCTCTACGCTGGCTGGCTTTTATAGTGCTTACGCAGGTGCCGGGTATTGAAGTCTAAAAGAAATTTTTCATAACGTTTTGTGCCCTGGAAAGGCATGTATATATGGTTGGAAGAGCACCAAAGGCTACTTTTGAACAAACTCTTAAAGTTTTTAAAAAACTTTAAGCCTGACCCCCGCCGCTTATACTCATGCGGGAAACTCTGATGGTGGGGGCACCCCGGGTACCGAAGAATTGCAGGTCGCTACCCACCGCGTCAACCCGACCCAGCATTTCCATAATGTTGCCGGCAATGGCCAGGCCCCGCACCGGATAGGCCAATTGTCCATTTTCAATCCACAGCCCGCTTGCCCCCAGGGAGAAGTCACCCGATATGGGATTGGCAGTATGCAACCCCATCACCTCGGTTACATACAGGCCGCTTTTTATATCACCAATGATTTGTTCAGGAGTTTGACTGCCCGGTTCAATGAAAAAGTTGGTGGTACCCACCTCGGGAGTGCCTTTAAAGGACCCGCGCGTGCCGTTGCCCGTGGATAACACCCCGTCCCTGGCAGCTGTATACACGTTGTGTAAAAATCCCTGCAGCAGGCCGCCCTGAACCAGTACCGT is a window encoding:
- the aroQ gene encoding type II 3-dehydroquinate dehydratase; its protein translation is MKILVLHGPNLNMLGKREPGVYGTGSLGDINASLEELARELAVDIDFIQSNHEGVLIDSLHTAVDDYDAVILNPGALTHYSYALRDAVAAIAIPVVEVHISNIHAREDFRRYSVIAPVAAGQISGFGALGYRLALRAVVEMARVPWTEE